The Pandoraea apista genomic interval CAAAGCGGTCGGCAATCTGCGCTTCGCTCAACGCCGGACGGCCGCCCGCGGCCGACGCTCCGGCATCGAGCAAACCGGCCGTGAATAGCGCCAGTCCGGACTTGCCCGGCGGATCGTAGCGGCTGCCTGCATCGAAATCGATGTTCACGTCGATCATCGGAATCGAACGGCTCTCCACCAGCAGGACCTTGGCGCCCGACGGCGAAATCCAACTCTGGATCGGCAGCGCCGCCCGGGCGCTCAGCGGCACGACCGCGACAAGGGCGCCTGCGACAACGCTTGCCAGCAAGCCCGTACGCGCAGGCATGGAAATCGCACGTAACAGTGCGGAAATTTTCATCATCGTGTGGCCTCTCTCAGCGCATGTTCTTCAGGTCTTCCGACCCTTGGGCGCGGCGCTTGCGTGTCGCTTCGTCGATCGGCTGCGGCACCAGCGTTGCCACGGTCAGAGACTCGTCGCCGAAGTACTTGCCAGCCACCGCCTGCACCTGCGCAGGCGTCACCGCCTTCACCTTTTCAAGCATGCGATCGATCTTCCGCCACGAAATGCCCGACATTTCGTTCAGCCCGATTTCCATCGCCTGACCGAACACCGAGTCGCGCTTGTAGATCTGCGAAGCCACCACCTGCGCCTTCACACGCCCCAGCTCGGCCTCCGTCACGCCGTGCGCGGCAATGTCGGCCACCTGCGCACGCAACGCTTTCTCGATCTGCTCGGGTGTCTTGCCCTGTGCGGGCGTGCCATCGAGAATGAAGAACTGCGGACCCCGGCCCACGCCGTCGTATCCGGCACCGACATCGTTGGCGATGCGCTGCTCGCGAACCAGACGACTCGTCAGACGCGCATTGCCGTAACCGTCGAGTACGGCGGCGAGCACTTGCAGCGCATACACGTCGTCATCCTTCTCGATGTCGGCCAGACGCGGCGCGCGCCACGCAAGCATCACATGCGGATTCTCGGCGGGTGCCTTCACGAATATCCGGCGCACACCCAGTTGTGCCGGCTCGGTCTGCGGACGGCGCTCCGGCAACGCACGCTGCTTGAGCGGGCCGTAGTACTTCTCGGCAAGTTGCTTGACCTGCGCCGGGTCCACATCGCCGCTCACGACCACCACGGCGTTGTTCGGTGCGTACCAACGCTCGTACCAGTCGCGCGTATCCTGCACGGTCATGTGCTGCAGGTCGTCCATCCAGCCGACGATCGGGCGGCGATACGGATTGGCGATAAGCGCCGTGGCCATCAACTGCTCGTAGAGCAATGCGCGCGGCTGGTCGTCCGTGCGAAGACGGCGCTCTTCCATGACCACCTGAATCTCTTTGGCAAACTCGTCGGCCGTAAGCGACAGGTTGGCCATGCGATCGGCTTCGAGACGCATCATCTCAGGCAAACGCGACTTCTCCGTCTGCTCGAAATAGCCCGTGTAGTCCTTGCTGGTGAACGCATTCTCGCGACCGCCAAGGGCTGCGACCTGACGCGAAAACTGTCCCGGCCCGACCGTTCTGGTGCCCTTGAACATCATGTGTTCGAGCGCGTGGGCCACCCCCGTCGTGCCATTGAACTCGTCGAGCGAGCCGGCGCGGTACCAGACCACGTGGGCGACCGTCGGCGCCCGATGATCTTCGCGCACGATCAGCCTCAGGCCGTTCGATAGCGTGAATTCCGAAGTGTTGTCCGTAGTTTTGCTGCCCGTAGTGTCCGCAGCGTGGCTCAGGCTCATCACACCGGCCAAGGTCAGTCCGACCAAGGCATGTCGCCAGCGCATGGTTCCCGTCATGGATCCCCTTTCGCCCGTGATGGACGTCGATACGCGTCTGATAAAATACGTCGCATTTCCCGCGTCGGAAATAACGACTCGCCCATTGTAGGGCGTTTTGTGCGGCGCGAATGGCAAGACAAATCACAGACGCGCACCGACTGCGCGCGCCCACGTCGAGTTCTTCACCCCATGTTCAGCTTCTTCAAGCGCTTCAAGTCGGGCGGTAACAAGGCCGCCGAGACGAGCCCCGAATCGCCAGAATCCGTCGAATCGGCAGCATTGCCGGAAACGCCAGAATCGTCGGTCACGCCGGTGGAAAGCACGGCCCCGAAGGCCGAGGCCGCGCAGGCCCAGCCCGCCACGGTTGCGCCAACGGCTCCGACACCGCCGGCCGCCACAGCCGCTACCGCACCCGCAGCCCCCACGGCTCCCGCCGCGCCGGCGGTCGTTGCACAGCCTGCCTCCGCCGCACCAGTGGAGGCCCCGCGTGCGCCCGCCAACCCGGTTGAAAATACAGCACATTCCGAGCCGGCTCCGGCACATGTCCCAAAACTCGACGCGCAGGCACCGCTCGCGGCCCCCGACGTTCCGCAAGTCGCGCCCGAGCCGGTAGCACCTGCCGAACCAGCGCCCCCGGCCCCGGCACCTGTCGTTGTAAAGGATTCGCACGGCGAAGCCATCGGCGAGATCGTCGCTGCGCCCGCACCGGCACCCGCCGCGAAACGGTCGTGGCTCACACGTCTGAAGGCCGGACTGTCGAAGACGAGCGCAGGCCTCACCGGCATTTTCGTCGGCGTGAAGGTCGACGAAAACCTGTTCGAAGAACTCGAAGACGCGTTGCTGATGAGCGATGCCGGCGTCGAAGCCACCAGGTTCCTCATCGAGGCGCTGCGCAAGAAGGTCAAGTCCGAACGGCTGACCGAAGGCGAGCAGGTCAAGCGCGCACTTCACGATCTGTTGATCGATTTGCTCCGGCCGCTTGAGCAAAGCCTCGTGCTCGGTCGCGACGCGCCGATGGTCGTGATGATCGCAGGCGTGAACGGTGCCGGAAAGACGACAAGCATTGGCAAGCTCGCCAAACACTTCCAGCACTACAACCAGTCCGTGCTGCTCGCCGCAGGTGACACTTTCCGTGCGGCTGCCCGCGAGCAACTGACGATCTGGGGCGAGCGCAACAACGTCGCCGTTGTCTCGCAAGAGAGCGGAGACCCTGCCGCTGTCGTATTCGACGCCGTGAATGCCGCGCGCGCCCGCAAGATCGACATCGTGATGGCAGACACGGCCGGCCGGTTGCCGACACAGTTGCATCTGATGGAGGAGTTGAAGAAGATCAAGCGCGTGCTGGCCAAGGCCGCCGACGGCGCGCCGCACGAAGTGCTGCTCGTGATCGACGCCAATACGGGGCAAAACGCCCTCACACAGGTCAAGGCATTCGACGACGCGCTGCAACTCACCGGCCTCATCGTCACGAAGCTCGACGGCACGGCCAAAGGCGGCATTCTCGCCGCGATCGCGCGGCAACGTCCGGTACCGGTGTACTTCATCGGCGTGGGGGAAAAGGTCGAAGACCTGCAACCATTCTCGGCCCGCGAGTTCGCAGACGCCCTGCTGGGATAAACGCCTCCGGCAACACGCGTCGCCACACACGCGAAAAGACAAACGGCCCGCCATTTCCGCTTGGCGGGCCGTTTGTCTTTATTTTTCGCGCGATGGAGGCGAGCGGCGGATTCGGGCAACGCAAGCGGATGGTCACTCAACCTTCCCGCCGGACGCCTGCCGTCGAACGAAGCGCTACAACTGCTGGGCGACGAGCCCTGCGCAGAGCCCCCACATCATCGTGCCGACTACGCCGTCGAGGATCTGCCATGCCCGTGCGCGCGCGAACAGCGGCGCAAGCAATCGGGCACCGTAGCCAAGCACGGTGAACCACAGCACTGACGCGGTCATCGCGCCTGCTGCGAACCAGACATTGCCCGGCGGCGTTTCTCGCGCCCCAATACCGCCGAGCAGAATCACCGTGTCGAGATAGACGTGGGGATTGAGCAGCGAGAGCATCAGCACCAGGACGAACGCGCGTTGCCAGGTCATGTCCTGCGTGGCGGCGCGGCTGCCGTCGGCCTGCAACGCGCCAGCGCCGCGAAACGCCGCACGCCAGGCGCGCAGGCCATACCAGAACAGGAACGCCGCACCACCCCACGTAACCGCCGTAAGAAAGCGCGGATACGCGGCGATGAGGCCGCCCATTCCGGCAACGCCTGCCGCGATCAGCACCATGTCGCAAATGGCGCACACGGCCACGACCACGCCCACGTGACGCTTCAGAATGCCCTGCCGTAGCACAAACGCGTTCTGCGCACCGATCGCCATGATGAGGCTGGCGCCAAGCGCCATGCCCCGCCAGAAAGCCGGGTCGAGCATGACCTTACTCAGCGTCGGGTTGCGCTTCGGGCGCGGCGCGACGGAAAGCGTCGAGCGTCTGGCAGTGAGTGTTGATGGCGGCAATACGCGGGAACGGCGTCATGTCCACCTTGAAACGGTTTGCGTTGTAGACCTGAGGCACGAGACAGCAATCGGCCAGTGTGGGTGTGTCGCCGAAGACGAACTTGCCCGGCGAGCGTTGCGCCGCCAGTCGCGCTTCCAGCGCCTTGAACCCCTCAACGATCCAGTGAACGTACCAGGCGTCCTT includes:
- a CDS encoding M16 family metallopeptidase, with the translated sequence MTGTMRWRHALVGLTLAGVMSLSHAADTTGSKTTDNTSEFTLSNGLRLIVREDHRAPTVAHVVWYRAGSLDEFNGTTGVAHALEHMMFKGTRTVGPGQFSRQVAALGGRENAFTSKDYTGYFEQTEKSRLPEMMRLEADRMANLSLTADEFAKEIQVVMEERRLRTDDQPRALLYEQLMATALIANPYRRPIVGWMDDLQHMTVQDTRDWYERWYAPNNAVVVVSGDVDPAQVKQLAEKYYGPLKQRALPERRPQTEPAQLGVRRIFVKAPAENPHVMLAWRAPRLADIEKDDDVYALQVLAAVLDGYGNARLTSRLVREQRIANDVGAGYDGVGRGPQFFILDGTPAQGKTPEQIEKALRAQVADIAAHGVTEAELGRVKAQVVASQIYKRDSVFGQAMEIGLNEMSGISWRKIDRMLEKVKAVTPAQVQAVAGKYFGDESLTVATLVPQPIDEATRKRRAQGSEDLKNMR
- the ftsY gene encoding signal recognition particle-docking protein FtsY, which produces MFSFFKRFKSGGNKAAETSPESPESVESAALPETPESSVTPVESTAPKAEAAQAQPATVAPTAPTPPAATAATAPAAPTAPAAPAVVAQPASAAPVEAPRAPANPVENTAHSEPAPAHVPKLDAQAPLAAPDVPQVAPEPVAPAEPAPPAPAPVVVKDSHGEAIGEIVAAPAPAPAAKRSWLTRLKAGLSKTSAGLTGIFVGVKVDENLFEELEDALLMSDAGVEATRFLIEALRKKVKSERLTEGEQVKRALHDLLIDLLRPLEQSLVLGRDAPMVVMIAGVNGAGKTTSIGKLAKHFQHYNQSVLLAAGDTFRAAAREQLTIWGERNNVAVVSQESGDPAAVVFDAVNAARARKIDIVMADTAGRLPTQLHLMEELKKIKRVLAKAADGAPHEVLLVIDANTGQNALTQVKAFDDALQLTGLIVTKLDGTAKGGILAAIARQRPVPVYFIGVGEKVEDLQPFSAREFADALLG
- a CDS encoding LysE/ArgO family amino acid transporter produces the protein MLDPAFWRGMALGASLIMAIGAQNAFVLRQGILKRHVGVVVAVCAICDMVLIAAGVAGMGGLIAAYPRFLTAVTWGGAAFLFWYGLRAWRAAFRGAGALQADGSRAATQDMTWQRAFVLVLMLSLLNPHVYLDTVILLGGIGARETPPGNVWFAAGAMTASVLWFTVLGYGARLLAPLFARARAWQILDGVVGTMMWGLCAGLVAQQL